Genomic segment of Arachis stenosperma cultivar V10309 chromosome 4, arast.V10309.gnm1.PFL2, whole genome shotgun sequence:
ATCTCGCTACTTTTTATAAATAATGAAGTTAACTATCTTTgttaaaaaagaagagagtaaagTGACAATTAGATTTTcgaagattttgattttgtACTAATTAgtctttgaaaaagaagtacCAATTAGATCTTTTACGATAACAGACGGTGGATATATATGTCCTTTCATTAATGGATAGTGCGAAAGAGACGAAATTGTTCATCTTCAGTGGTGTGTGTTCCGTTGTTGCCACACGAGTATGGAAATGATGGTTCTGGAAAATGAAACATTTATTATCTTTTGAGCCTTTATTAAACTATTCTCTATTTATCacaaattttatcaaaataggTGAAGTTTTATTCCAAAAGTTATAAATAAACACGTCATAATAGGTAACAGTACATATAAGCAGCAACACCGTTAAGTTCTATGTGATGAAATGATAGAAAGACATCATGTGTCCACCGTTCGCTATCGTTGAGGACTAAAttggtactttttttttttagggaATAATTAGTCTGAAGTTAAAATTTTCATAGACCTAATTGTCACTTTactcaagaaaaaaaaagggttaTATATAGGAAACTGATATTGCTActcttatttttaataataatacacCACACATGATTACAGATGATTTTTTTATGTATGTTTGCATGGATTTATGAGGAAAAGAGTGACTATCCATTTCCATATATAGTAATCGAATATATAAGTAATAACGAAACAACTTAGCTTGATTTATGACATTTTAAATGTTGGTACTTTCAAGAGTTGGCttattcaatttcaatcttattCCCAAGCTATGACAAATCACTAATTCAATTGAACGGTTACAATTAAATTATAGACTATGTGGATTTATGAAATCATGACAAGACAGTTGGGtagttctttttcttagagGAAGTGAGCTTCAACCTTGAACTTAGACATTTCATTTCACTTCATATTCTGAGTTTGAGGAGAAATAGTCATGAAAACCAATTTGCTTCTACCTGGAAACATCAGTATCACATCAAAACTAAGCCATATTATTTCTTTCCAACACAAATCTTTTCCTCATGATATGTTTGAACCCAGATTCACATTCACTGCCATGTAATTGGCGCCTCTTCTCAAAATAAAATGAGTTAAAACAGATAAACAAAAAAAGTGAAGCAGAGATTCACATGCATGAAGTCTAGAAAGATATGAAAAAGGAAATAGAGTGTGGGAGGTACAAATTACAGTTTTGTCTGAGATGTATTTGTTGTTTAACTAAATTCACCTGAAACTATGGATTTAGCCTTGTGCCTTTGGTGGAGTTCTTCCTTGGGGCTGCATTCACTTTCTTCCTCCACATTCTCTATAATTTGTTTCAGAATGGTTTCTTCCTCTGCTTCAAGTATTTGCATGCTCATTTCGAAGGCAGATACCAATTCTGGACTGAACACAGAATCGTCAATGGATTCATTTTCATTCCTAGGGTCCATCTGACAAGAAAAGCTGCCAAATTTCGGGGTAACGTAGGATGCAGAAGAGTATATTCCACTACCAGGAATCCATTCTCTAAGGCTAGCAATGGCTGGCAATTCAACATTAGATGGGATTCTAAGGGATTCTAGCCTCTTTGCTATAGCTTTTCTCTTATTCACTTTCTCACTGGTGTTTACCCCTTGAGCGGCAATCCCAGGCATATTTGTTTTCTCATTTGGATTTACAACTTCATTTTCAATTCTTTGATTTGTGGAGTGGTTATTAGGACTTGGAGTTGAGCTTTCTAGTGTAATGCTTTTGATACTGATATCCTTGACTAGTTTACTATCTTCTGATGAATTGTCGTGCGAGCAAGGT
This window contains:
- the LOC130973117 gene encoding uncharacterized protein LOC130973117: MGCISSKILARSISVHEERKQGSRRMANGIPLLEDLIISANGNDQYLALVCAANTVSNKLHSRSLHSNMFPEPATEPVTSETIDKLDISPRLSQGGGKQIEGDKSWHSFPEQIVSSIDQGNLSDFEGKHNLDSKDVTGSRSFHTLEEYDNLVNEISFSDSPKVQKNEFSDEEADSRTIEELKVSALANTIHNIKDNDSAAKKMLPPCSHDNSSEDSKLVKDISIKSITLESSTPSPNNHSTNQRIENEVVNPNEKTNMPGIAAQGVNTSEKVNKRKAIAKRLESLRIPSNVELPAIASLREWIPGSGIYSSASYVTPKFGSFSCQMDPRNENESIDDSVFSPELVSAFEMSMQILEAEEETILKQIIENVEEESECSPKEELHQRHKAKSIVSGRSKLVFMTISPQTQNMK